A window of Moritella sp. Urea-trap-13 contains these coding sequences:
- the cysK gene encoding cysteine synthase A: protein MSQILQDNSLSIGNTPLVRLNRVTTGNVFAKIESRNPSASVKCRIGANMIWQAEKDGLLKEGIDIVEPTSGNTGIALAFVAAARGYKLTLTMPNTMSLERRKLLKALGANLVLTDGAKGMKGAIDKAVEIRDANPETTILLQQFENPANPAIHEQTTGPEIWDATDGEIDILVSGVGTGGTITGTSRYIKLNKGKDILSVAVEPTNSPVITQAKAGEALTPGPHKIQGIGAGFIPGNLDLEMVDRVELVSNEDSIEMAQRLMKEEGILAGISSGAAVVAAARLAALPEFADKNIVVILPSSGERYLSTALFDGVFTEQELQQ from the coding sequence ATGAGCCAAATTTTACAAGACAACAGCCTATCTATTGGTAATACACCTTTAGTTCGTTTAAACCGTGTGACTACAGGTAACGTATTTGCAAAAATAGAAAGCCGTAATCCAAGTGCAAGTGTTAAGTGCCGTATCGGTGCTAACATGATCTGGCAAGCAGAAAAAGACGGGCTGTTAAAAGAAGGAATTGATATCGTTGAGCCGACAAGTGGTAATACAGGTATTGCGTTAGCATTTGTTGCCGCAGCTCGTGGGTATAAACTAACATTAACGATGCCAAATACCATGAGTCTTGAACGTCGCAAGCTACTTAAAGCATTAGGCGCTAATCTTGTATTAACAGATGGTGCGAAAGGCATGAAAGGCGCGATTGATAAAGCCGTTGAAATTCGTGATGCAAATCCTGAAACAACTATTTTATTACAACAATTTGAAAATCCAGCTAACCCAGCGATCCATGAACAAACAACAGGTCCAGAAATCTGGGACGCAACGGATGGTGAAATTGACATCTTAGTATCAGGTGTAGGTACCGGTGGTACGATTACAGGCACAAGCCGCTACATTAAACTGAATAAAGGTAAAGACATACTATCTGTTGCTGTTGAGCCAACTAACTCACCTGTGATCACTCAAGCGAAAGCCGGTGAAGCACTTACACCAGGTCCGCATAAGATCCAAGGTATTGGCGCTGGTTTTATTCCAGGTAACTTAGATTTAGAAATGGTTGACCGTGTTGAACTCGTATCAAACGAAGATTCTATCGAAATGGCGCAACGTCTAATGAAAGAGGAAGGTATCTTAGCGGGTATTTCTTCAGGTGCAGCAGTTGTTGCTGCAGCACGTTTAGCAGCATTGCCTGAATTTGCAGATAAAAATATCGTAGTTATCCTACCATCGTCAGGTGAACGTTATTTAAGTACAGCTTTATTCGATGGCGTATTTACTGAGCAAGAGCTCCAACAATAG
- the smc gene encoding chromosome segregation protein SMC translates to MYLKKIKISGFKSFVDTTELLFPFDMTAVVGPNGCGKSNIIDAVRWVLGESSAKHLRGDAMADVIFNGSVARSPVSRASVELLFDNAKQRIDHALLQHNEVSIRRELYRDGTNQYYLNGNKCRRKDVTELFLGTGLGPRSYAIIEQGMISRLIESKPHELRHFIEEAAGISKYKEKRRETEQRINQTKDNLNRLADIRIELGTQIDKLKVQSAVAQQFRALKQQQREAKSRLGLVQIYDVERSINQLAQQKLVLMNEQEKLTATTTKLQTQITDFDVQLNELAVLIENQQQAFYLQGTELTKIEQKLLHHKARKQESAGKQQEYQLQSDKLQLLLTEEQAQLQTHQQQALSTETDYSRLSAELLVIEQSLVSATVSSDQAIAQHAVYLEKEQRFSSKLDVLTNAVKSAESVLNKSKLQRTELIAEQQQLTQHSKQALINVKAAEQQQLQSQETQLAHELAGLNNGFEGINKQVAGLEANITHSVAEQTEINSSLSVIAELLRKSEHADHAHAWLECNFDSIPLKLLQQLDVEPGWEAAVEKVLANWLDAYCISDQQLAQFDVNELPALQWFKPSQCVARSGSLAAKVKNNLFNRQLNQVTCVTNINDAKAGAESHSEYSYITAHGDWFTDEGVWLSQHAKANESSPQGRIEMQLQASQLQGRLLTIETLMDKQHKQLIALRVTQGEYQHQIELVQSNLHEKQSEVKQLTVELGLLQQQQEQWQLTYDQLNTRLLTLANLLAIEAEEVQRFNDQIVSTQAAIAQLSNDDSLIQQAEAAKADKAKFLQEQQVLGKQVQQLLLVKTKFTVEIEKQQQLIAKTDAQYQTILQDIAALGDNSLYAESLQQLETARTIAAEKQIAIENDNNTKKSTRAKLINDKRNIEEKRARIMTSNLKVKDKVQQLDLKQANNKAREQLLYQQIADDHVDVDTLKRECVNILTLKEYQQQLKQLEAQLQKIGAVNLAAVAEFEQQSQRKQYLDEQTDDLEKAIETLEAAIVKIDKQTKARFATTFEKINTDFKALFPKVFGGGAAWLELTSSNLLDTGVTIMARPPGKKNARISLLSGGEKALTALSLVFAIFRLNPAPFCMLDEVDAPLDELNVGRFCKLVQEMSETVQFIYISHNKLAMEMAQQLIGVTMHEPGVSRIVAVDISAAVELTDN, encoded by the coding sequence ATGTACCTTAAAAAGATCAAAATATCTGGTTTTAAGTCGTTTGTTGATACCACCGAACTGCTTTTCCCCTTTGATATGACTGCGGTTGTAGGCCCTAATGGCTGTGGTAAGTCCAATATTATTGATGCAGTACGCTGGGTGCTGGGCGAAAGCTCGGCTAAGCACTTGCGTGGTGATGCCATGGCTGACGTTATTTTTAACGGTTCAGTGGCGCGTTCGCCTGTCTCCAGAGCCAGTGTGGAACTGTTATTCGATAATGCCAAACAACGTATTGATCATGCTTTATTACAACATAATGAAGTGTCTATTCGTCGTGAGTTATACCGTGATGGCACTAATCAGTATTATCTCAATGGTAACAAATGCCGTCGTAAAGATGTCACTGAACTGTTTTTAGGCACTGGTTTAGGGCCGCGCAGTTATGCGATCATCGAGCAGGGCATGATCTCGCGTTTAATTGAATCGAAACCCCATGAACTGCGTCATTTTATCGAAGAAGCGGCCGGCATTTCTAAATATAAAGAAAAACGTCGCGAAACCGAACAACGTATTAATCAAACTAAAGATAACCTCAATCGATTGGCAGATATCCGTATTGAACTGGGTACTCAAATTGACAAGTTAAAAGTACAGTCAGCGGTTGCTCAACAGTTTAGAGCCTTAAAACAACAGCAGCGTGAAGCCAAAAGTCGTCTTGGTTTAGTGCAGATCTATGATGTTGAACGTTCGATTAATCAGCTTGCCCAGCAAAAATTAGTGCTGATGAATGAACAAGAGAAACTCACTGCGACGACGACTAAGCTGCAAACTCAGATCACCGACTTTGACGTCCAGTTAAATGAACTCGCGGTATTAATTGAGAATCAGCAGCAAGCGTTTTATTTACAAGGCACAGAGCTAACCAAGATTGAGCAGAAGTTACTGCATCACAAAGCGCGCAAACAAGAATCGGCAGGTAAACAACAAGAATACCAATTGCAAAGTGACAAGCTACAGTTGTTATTAACAGAAGAGCAAGCCCAGTTACAAACGCATCAGCAGCAAGCGCTGTCGACAGAAACGGACTACAGCCGACTGTCTGCGGAATTATTAGTGATTGAGCAATCGTTAGTATCAGCAACCGTGAGCAGTGACCAAGCGATTGCCCAACATGCGGTATACCTTGAAAAAGAGCAACGCTTTAGCAGTAAACTTGACGTGTTGACCAATGCGGTAAAAAGCGCCGAATCAGTACTGAATAAAAGTAAATTACAACGTACTGAGTTAATAGCAGAGCAGCAGCAACTTACTCAGCACAGCAAGCAAGCATTAATCAATGTTAAAGCCGCAGAACAGCAACAGCTACAATCTCAAGAGACTCAACTTGCGCATGAATTAGCCGGGTTGAATAATGGCTTCGAAGGGATCAATAAACAAGTGGCTGGGCTCGAAGCCAACATCACTCACAGTGTTGCAGAACAAACTGAAATTAACAGTTCGCTGAGTGTGATTGCCGAATTATTACGTAAATCTGAGCATGCAGATCACGCCCATGCTTGGTTAGAATGTAATTTCGATTCGATTCCGTTAAAATTATTACAACAACTAGATGTTGAGCCCGGTTGGGAAGCCGCTGTTGAGAAGGTGCTTGCAAATTGGTTAGACGCTTACTGTATTAGCGATCAACAACTTGCTCAATTTGATGTGAATGAATTACCCGCATTGCAATGGTTCAAACCCAGTCAATGTGTCGCGCGTAGCGGTTCGTTAGCCGCGAAGGTTAAAAATAATTTATTTAATCGGCAGTTAAACCAAGTAACGTGTGTTACCAATATTAACGACGCTAAAGCGGGCGCTGAAAGCCACAGTGAATATAGCTATATCACTGCGCATGGCGATTGGTTTACCGATGAAGGTGTGTGGTTGTCACAGCATGCCAAAGCTAACGAGTCATCACCGCAAGGGCGTATTGAAATGCAACTGCAAGCGTCACAGCTGCAGGGACGTTTATTGACAATTGAAACCTTGATGGACAAACAGCACAAGCAATTAATTGCGCTTCGGGTGACTCAAGGCGAATACCAGCATCAAATTGAACTAGTGCAAAGTAACTTGCATGAGAAGCAAAGTGAAGTGAAGCAGCTAACGGTGGAACTGGGGTTATTGCAGCAACAGCAAGAACAGTGGCAACTGACGTATGATCAGTTAAATACCCGCTTATTAACACTGGCTAACTTATTAGCTATTGAAGCAGAAGAAGTGCAGCGCTTTAATGACCAGATAGTGTCGACACAAGCAGCGATTGCACAGTTAAGCAACGATGATAGCTTGATTCAACAAGCGGAAGCGGCGAAAGCAGATAAAGCTAAGTTTTTACAAGAACAGCAAGTGCTGGGAAAACAAGTTCAACAATTATTGTTAGTTAAAACCAAATTTACCGTTGAAATAGAGAAGCAACAGCAACTTATTGCTAAGACAGACGCACAATATCAAACTATTTTGCAAGATATTGCTGCATTAGGTGATAACTCATTATATGCTGAAAGCTTACAGCAGCTAGAAACTGCACGGACGATTGCTGCTGAGAAACAAATTGCTATCGAAAATGACAATAATACGAAGAAATCTACACGCGCTAAACTCATTAATGACAAGCGTAATATAGAAGAAAAACGTGCTAGGATAATGACAAGTAACTTAAAAGTGAAAGACAAAGTCCAACAGTTAGATTTAAAACAAGCGAACAACAAAGCACGAGAACAGCTATTATATCAACAAATTGCGGATGACCATGTTGATGTAGACACATTGAAACGTGAGTGTGTTAATATATTAACGCTAAAAGAATATCAGCAACAGCTGAAACAGCTTGAAGCGCAATTACAAAAGATAGGAGCCGTGAACCTTGCAGCTGTCGCAGAATTTGAACAGCAATCGCAGCGTAAACAATATTTAGACGAACAAACCGATGACTTAGAAAAAGCCATTGAGACGTTAGAAGCTGCGATTGTTAAAATTGATAAACAAACGAAGGCGCGTTTTGCGACTACGTTTGAAAAGATTAATACTGATTTTAAAGCGTTATTCCCTAAAGTGTTTGGTGGTGGTGCGGCTTGGTTAGAGCTAACATCGAGTAATTTATTAGACACGGGTGTAACGATTATGGCGCGACCGCCAGGCAAGAAGAATGCGCGTATTTCATTACTTTCCGGTGGTGAAAAAGCCCTGACTGCGCTGTCGTTAGTGTTTGCGATATTTAGGTTAAACCCAGCGCCATTTTGTATGTTAGATGAAGTTGATGCACCACTCGATGAATTAAATGTCGGGCGTTTTTGTAAACTGGTTCAGGAGATGTCAGAAACAGTACAATTTATTTATATTAGTCATAATAAGTTGGCCATGGAAATGGCTCAGCAATTAATAGGAGTGACCATGCATGAACCAGGGGTCTCTCGAATCGTCGCTGTCGATATATCGGCTGCGGTAGAACTTACAGACAATTAA
- a CDS encoding HPr family phosphocarrier protein gives MYQKSVVIIAPNGLHTRPAALFVKKAKEFESKITVEAGGKSASATSLFKLQTLGLSKGVTMTISAEGTDEQAAIEALVALMDVLE, from the coding sequence ATGTACCAAAAATCAGTTGTTATTATCGCACCAAACGGTCTTCACACTCGCCCTGCTGCTCTTTTCGTAAAAAAAGCAAAAGAATTCGAGTCAAAAATCACAGTTGAAGCTGGCGGTAAATCTGCAAGTGCTACAAGCTTATTTAAATTACAAACGTTAGGCCTTTCTAAAGGTGTAACAATGACTATTTCTGCAGAAGGTACTGACGAGCAAGCTGCTATTGAAGCACTAGTTGCTCTAATGGATGTTTTAGAATAG
- a CDS encoding beta-ketoacyl-ACP synthase III, translating into MSNVVISGSGLFTPPDAISNDELVTSFNCYVDNFNADNAAAIEAGEVTAKAHSSSEFIEKASGIKSRFVMSKAGILDPAIMRPVFQPISDDEPSITVQMALVAAKQALAAANKEAQDIDLIIFAASGFQRAYPAMAVELQHFLGANGFAYDMSVACSSATFAIASAMDAVKSGRSKAALVVNPEICSAHLNFKDRDSHFIFGDVCTAVVIEDKATATSEKCYEIIDSKLFTQYSNNIRNNLGYLSRSEGADINADSSFFMQNGRKVFKEVLPTVYNLITEQLSGLELQASDFKRLWLHQANINMNNYLAKKLLGRDPSATEAPIILDTYANTASAGSIIAFHLHQDGVESGDLALICSFGAGYSVGSLVLKRC; encoded by the coding sequence ATGAGTAATGTAGTAATTAGTGGTAGTGGTTTATTTACCCCTCCTGATGCAATCAGTAATGATGAACTAGTAACGAGCTTTAATTGTTACGTTGATAATTTTAATGCTGACAATGCCGCAGCTATTGAAGCCGGTGAAGTAACGGCGAAAGCACACTCAAGCAGTGAATTTATTGAAAAAGCCTCGGGCATTAAAAGTCGTTTTGTAATGAGCAAAGCGGGCATTTTAGATCCTGCGATTATGCGTCCGGTATTTCAACCGATTAGCGATGATGAGCCAAGTATTACGGTACAAATGGCGCTGGTTGCAGCAAAGCAAGCATTGGCCGCTGCCAATAAAGAAGCACAAGATATCGATTTAATTATTTTTGCTGCGTCAGGGTTCCAACGTGCCTATCCTGCAATGGCGGTTGAACTGCAGCATTTCCTTGGTGCTAATGGTTTCGCTTATGATATGAGTGTGGCGTGTTCGTCGGCAACGTTTGCCATTGCGAGTGCGATGGATGCGGTTAAGTCTGGACGTAGTAAAGCGGCATTAGTGGTTAACCCTGAAATCTGTTCTGCGCATTTAAACTTTAAAGACCGTGACAGCCACTTCATTTTTGGTGATGTGTGTACTGCCGTTGTGATTGAAGATAAAGCCACAGCAACGAGTGAAAAGTGCTACGAGATCATTGATAGCAAATTGTTTACCCAGTATTCAAATAATATCCGCAACAACTTAGGTTATTTAAGCCGTAGTGAAGGCGCTGATATTAACGCTGATTCAAGTTTCTTTATGCAAAATGGCCGTAAGGTATTTAAAGAAGTATTACCGACGGTTTATAACTTGATCACCGAACAACTGAGCGGTTTAGAGTTACAAGCAAGTGACTTTAAACGTTTGTGGTTACATCAAGCCAATATCAACATGAATAATTATTTGGCTAAGAAGTTATTGGGTCGTGATCCATCAGCAACTGAAGCACCTATTATTCTAGATACATACGCAAATACCGCGTCAGCAGGTTCTATTATTGCTTTCCATTTACACCAAGACGGTGTGGAAAGTGGTGATTTGGCATTAATCTGTTCGTTTGGTGCGGGCTATTCAGTGGGTTCGTTGGTATTAAAACGCTGTTAG
- the ptsI gene encoding phosphoenolpyruvate-protein phosphotransferase PtsI, translating into MISGILASPGIAFGKAQLFINEEIVLNQQTIETAQIDEQIAIFLAARDKSAIQLEAITEMARQTFGDEKAEIFEGHMMLLEDEELEEDIVTFIKKNKASADLAIHSIIEENAEMMAALDDPYLRERAADFRDIGNRIVKNALGMEIVSLSAIEEEVILIASDLTPSETAQINLEKILGFVTDLGGRTAHTSIMARSLELPAIVGTGNVTEIIKSGDFVILDAINNNVIVNPSENVIKEYQATQAQYLAEKAELLKMKDLPAITLDGHHVEVCGNVGTVKDCAGVIRNGGEGVGLYRTEFLFMDRDSLPTEDEQFEAYKAVAESMNGQSVIIRTMDIGGDKDLPYLNLPKEMNPFLGWRAIRICFDRPEIMNAQLRAILRASAFGKIRIMFPMIISVEEIRLLKDILATLKAELTAEGHAFDAAMETGVMVETPAAAAIAHHLIKEVDFFSIGTNDLTQYTLAVDRGNEMISALYNPLTPAVLTLIKQVIDASHAAGKWTGMCGELAGDETATLLLLGMGLDEFSMSGISIPKVKKTIRNANFADTKELADQALSCATAGEIEELVAQFTKQRAAC; encoded by the coding sequence ATGATATCAGGCATTCTCGCCTCACCAGGTATTGCTTTTGGTAAAGCACAATTATTCATTAACGAAGAAATTGTTCTTAACCAACAAACTATTGAAACTGCACAGATCGATGAACAAATAGCTATCTTTTTAGCTGCTAGGGATAAGTCTGCTATACAGCTTGAAGCTATCACGGAAATGGCACGCCAAACATTTGGCGATGAGAAAGCTGAAATCTTTGAAGGGCACATGATGCTGCTTGAAGATGAAGAGCTAGAAGAAGATATCGTAACCTTTATTAAGAAAAATAAAGCATCGGCAGATCTTGCTATTCACAGCATCATTGAAGAAAACGCTGAAATGATGGCTGCATTGGACGACCCTTACTTAAGAGAACGTGCTGCGGATTTCCGTGATATCGGTAATCGTATAGTAAAAAATGCCCTCGGCATGGAAATCGTTTCATTAAGCGCAATCGAAGAAGAAGTTATTCTTATCGCAAGCGACTTAACACCATCAGAAACAGCACAGATTAACCTAGAAAAGATCTTAGGTTTCGTGACTGATTTAGGTGGCCGTACTGCACATACATCAATCATGGCTCGTTCATTAGAACTTCCAGCGATTGTTGGTACAGGTAACGTAACTGAAATCATCAAATCAGGTGACTTCGTTATCCTTGATGCAATTAACAATAACGTTATTGTTAACCCATCAGAAAACGTAATCAAAGAATACCAAGCAACTCAGGCACAGTATCTTGCTGAAAAAGCTGAGCTGCTTAAAATGAAAGATTTACCTGCAATCACACTTGATGGTCACCATGTTGAAGTATGTGGTAACGTCGGCACAGTAAAAGATTGTGCCGGTGTAATTCGTAACGGCGGCGAAGGCGTTGGTCTTTACCGTACAGAATTCCTATTCATGGACCGCGATAGCTTACCAACTGAAGATGAACAGTTTGAAGCATACAAAGCGGTTGCAGAAAGCATGAATGGTCAATCAGTGATCATTCGTACAATGGATATTGGTGGTGATAAAGACCTACCGTACCTAAACTTACCAAAAGAAATGAACCCATTCTTGGGTTGGCGCGCGATCCGTATCTGTTTCGACCGTCCAGAAATTATGAACGCACAGCTACGCGCTATTTTACGTGCCTCTGCATTTGGTAAAATCCGCATTATGTTCCCGATGATTATTTCTGTAGAAGAAATTCGTCTACTTAAGGACATTCTTGCGACACTGAAAGCTGAACTAACAGCTGAAGGTCACGCATTTGATGCTGCAATGGAAACAGGTGTTATGGTTGAAACACCAGCAGCTGCAGCAATTGCACACCACCTTATTAAAGAAGTAGACTTCTTTAGTATTGGTACTAACGATTTAACGCAGTACACACTAGCGGTAGACCGTGGTAACGAGATGATCTCAGCCCTATATAACCCACTGACGCCAGCGGTACTTACGCTGATTAAACAGGTTATTGATGCTTCACATGCAGCAGGCAAGTGGACAGGTATGTGTGGTGAACTTGCGGGTGATGAAACTGCAACACTACTATTACTTGGCATGGGCTTAGATGAGTTCTCTATGAGCGGCATCTCAATCCCGAAAGTGAAGAAAACAATCCGTAATGCTAATTTTGCTGATACTAAAGAGTTAGCAGACCAAGCATTAAGCTGTGCAACTGCAGGTGAAATCGAAGAGTTAGTCGCTCAATTCACTAAACAGCGCGCTGCTTGCTAA
- the cysZ gene encoding sulfate transporter CysZ: MLSVKPSLSGFQYFLQGFDLIRQPKLRPFVLIPLLVNLILFAVSFYFLFQQIDVWLLQLEASLDWLSWLVYIIKPLAFIVILLVFGFFFGAIANIIAAPFNGLLAEQTELLLNNKPLPEMSIKDILLDIPRVLTRELKKIKYYIPRAIGLLLMFFIPVVGQTVAPVLWFIFTAWMLAIQYADYTFDNNKVGFDEMRSELSANRMQSLSFGSMVALCQSIPIVNFMIMPVAVCGATAMWVDNSGK; the protein is encoded by the coding sequence ATGCTTTCAGTAAAACCATCGTTATCTGGGTTTCAATATTTCTTACAAGGTTTCGACTTGATCCGTCAACCTAAGTTAAGACCTTTTGTATTGATCCCATTATTAGTTAACCTCATTTTGTTTGCGGTTAGCTTTTACTTCTTATTTCAACAAATCGACGTTTGGCTGCTACAACTTGAAGCAAGTTTAGACTGGTTGAGTTGGTTAGTTTATATTATTAAACCCCTCGCCTTTATTGTCATATTACTGGTATTTGGCTTCTTTTTTGGTGCTATTGCCAATATTATCGCCGCGCCGTTCAATGGCTTATTAGCAGAGCAAACCGAGCTGTTATTAAATAATAAACCGCTACCAGAAATGAGTATCAAAGATATTTTGTTAGATATTCCGCGTGTACTAACGCGAGAGCTAAAAAAGATCAAATACTACATCCCGCGTGCAATTGGTTTACTGTTGATGTTTTTCATTCCGGTTGTCGGCCAAACCGTAGCACCGGTACTGTGGTTTATCTTTACCGCTTGGATGCTAGCGATCCAATACGCTGATTACACTTTTGATAATAACAAAGTGGGCTTTGATGAGATGCGCAGTGAACTGTCAGCAAATCGCATGCAGTCTTTAAGCTTTGGTTCTATGGTGGCATTGTGCCAATCAATCCCAATCGTGAATTTCATGATCATGCCTGTTGCCGTCTGTGGCGCGACAGCGATGTGGGTTGATAATAGCGGTAAATAG